CGGTAAGAAGGCAAAAGCCGGTTTGCCAGCTGTACCCTAATGGCAAGGCCTCCCGTTGTTACACTGCACTGGCGAGAAGGATAATGGCAAGCGGCTGCGACAACCGGCTGAAGGGAAATATCCAGTTCTTGTCCCGGAAAAATTTCCCCAGCACCGCAGGATTGGAGTGTATATGAACTGTCTTCTCAAGGCTTACGAACAAGAGGCTCAACGTACTGCTATCCCCGACAGGGACGAACTGGTGGTTTCCCACCTGCCCCTGGTGAAATTCCTGGTGGACAGGATTGCTTCCGCTCTTCCCCCGCACCTGGACCGGGATGACTTGAGGAGTGCAGCCGTAATTGGACTTATTTCCGCTGCAGAACGTTTTGATCCGACCCGGGGTGTCATGTTCAAGACCTTTGCCGAGCAGCGCATCAGGGGCACCATCATGGATGAGCTTCGCTCCCAGGATTGGCTGACTCGCTCCCTGCGGGATAAGTTCAAACGCCTGGAGCGTGAGTTTTCTGCCCTGGAGCAGCGCTTGGGGAGAAACCCCTCCAGCGACGAGGTCGCTGCGGCCATGGGACTGGATCTTGAGGCCTACTTTCACCTTCTGGAAGAGATCCATTTCCTTTCCTTTGTCAGCCTCGATGATGCCTGGATGGATGAAGACGGCAGCCCGCTGGGGCTCCTGGACGTACTGGAGGATAAGGGGATCGAGAGTCCGCAGAATCAGCTTATTGCCCGGCAAACCGTGGAAAACCTGGCCGAAGCCATCGATAACCTCCCTGAAAAGGAGCGGATCGTCATTACCCTTTACTATTACGAGGAGATGAACCTGAAGGAGATCGGCGCCGTGCTCCATTTGACCGAGTCGCGGATTTCGCAGCTGCACAGCCAGGCATTGCTCCGTTTGCGGGGCAGGATGAAGCTTCATCGGCCATGACAGGTTTTGAAAAGGATTTGGCGGTCACAAGCCCTTCTACAAAAGGAGCATTAAATGAACAGCGGTCTTTATGCGGCACTCTCAGGCAACCTGGCGGCCATGCGCAGGCTGGATGTGATCAGCAACAATCTGGCTAACGCCAATACCGCCGGTTTCAAGGGCGATCGCCTGCAATTCGAGAGTGTTCTTGCTTCATCGAAGAGCCAGTCACAAGCGGCAGCCAGCCCCAATGACTCACCGGTATTCAGCAGTGAAATATTTTTTACTGACTATTCACCCGGACCGCTCAAGCAGACCGGCAACACCCTGGATGTGGCCCTTGACGGGGACGGTTTCTTTGTCGTCAATACGCCCCAGGGGAGGGCCTACACCAGGCAGGGCAACTTCCGGATGGACTCCGCAGGGCGACTGGTGACCAGCGAAGGTTACGAGGTGCAGGGTGGGGGGCCGATCACCGTCAACGGTGGCCGTGTGGACATCGATGCCAAGGGGGCAATTCTCGTGGACGGGACACCTGCCGGGACCCTGGACATCGTCGATTTCCAGAAGCCGTACGCTTTGCAGAAATTGGGCGAAGGTCTCTTCATCCCGGCCAATCCCCAGGAAACGCCGGTGAACGTAACGACGACCACCGTGCAGCAGGGGGCCCTGGAGGGATCCAATGTCAACGTGGTTGCCGAGATGGTCCGGATGATAGAAACGACCCGCTACTTCGAATCCTGCCAGAAAGTGGTGAGAAGCTACGATGACATTACGGGAAAGGCAGCCAATGACCTGGGAAGGGTTTAAAAACCGTTCGAAGTTCGGGTTCGAAGTTCGAGGTTGAAGGCACAAACCTAGAGCGAACATCGAACTTCGAACATCGAACATCGAACTTAGTTTTAACGGAGGTTATCAATGATCAGGGCATTATGGACGGCAGCATCAGGGATGCAGGCTCAGCAATTGAATATCGACGTGGTTGCCAACAACCTGGCCAACGTCAACACCACCGGCTTCAAGAAGAGCCGTGCCGATTTCCATGACCTCATGTACCAGAGCATGAAGACCAGTGGCGCCCCATCAACCAATGCCACCCAGATCCCCACCGGTATCCAGGTGGGCCTTGGCTCAAAGCCGGCAGCAGTCACCAAGATATTCACCACCGGTAACGTCACCCAGACCGGCAACGAGCTGGATGTGGCCATCGAGGGAGATGGTTTTTTCCAGATACAGATGCCAGATGGCTCCACTGAATATACCCGGGCCGGTGCCTTCAAAAAAGACAGCCAGGGGCGTGTCGTCACTTCCGAGGGATACCCGCTTCTGCCGGAGGTGGTCATTCCCAACAATACCACGAGCATTACCATCGGCAACGATGGTACTGTTTCGGTCATCCAGTCGGGACAGACCTCCCCGACCAGCGTAGGCACCATCCAGCTGGCCACCTTTTCCAACCCGGCCGGACTCTCCAGCCAGGGGCATAATCTCTTTAAGGAGACCGAATCATCGGGGGCGGCAACCACCGGCACTTCCGGGCAAAACGGCATCGGCACACTCAGCCAGGGCTATCTGGAAATGAGCAATGTCAGCGTCGCCGAGGAGATGGTCAACATGATCGTCGGCCAGAGGGCGTACGAGATCAATTCCAAAGCGGTGCAGGCGGCAGATGAGATGCTGCAGACGGCCAACAACCTGAAACGGTAAATAGGGGACGAGTCTTTTCCGCGATTTCTTCGTTCGTCTGCAGGATTGCTTGTGACTCGGCTCCGCCTCGCCCGTCGGGCAGCCTAAAGCTGTCAACTTTCGTTACACGAAAGTTTGCGACGGATTGAGACGAGGCCTCCGCACAATCCTTTGCCTGCCTTGAACTCACGAAAAAATCTCGTCCCAGAAAGTGTGACGATGAAGGTCTTATTATCAACGGTATTAATGCTTCTGGTTCTCAGTACATCATCGGCCCTGGCCACAAACCAGACGGTGAAGGAGGCGGAGGTTCGCCGGGTGGTTAACGATTACCTGCAGCAGAAGTGCGACAATCTGGGACTGGAGATCAACATCAAAAAAATCGCCTACAGCGGTGATTTGTCACTTTCTGCCGGCGACCTGAGTTATGAAGTGGTGGCGCCAGACCGCTGGGAAGGGTGGGGCAGCGCCAATCTTGCCCTAATCGTCCGGGTTGACGGGCGGGTCGAGCGAAATGTGCCGGTCAAGGTGGAGGTGGAGGCCATGGCCGAGATGGTGGTGGCGGTCCGTCCCCTTGAGCGCGGCGAAGTTATCGATGCGGCAGACGTGGCGGTGCAGAAGCGGGGACTTTCCCGGCTGCAGGGCCGCTTTGTCCGTGATGTGGACGAAGTTGTAGGAAAAAGGGTACGCACCGCCATTCGCGGCAACAATCCCATCAGACCGGATTTTCTGGAAAGAGTGCCGCTGATTAAAAGCGGCCAACTGGTTACCATCGTGGCGGAAAACGAATCGTTACGCATAACGGCTGCCGGCAAGGCCAGGAACTCGGGGGCGGAAGGAGATACGGTAATGGTGAGGAATCTTGCCTCCCAGAAAGAACTTCCGGCACGGGTTATCGATGCTGAAACGGTGAAGGTGGATTTTTGACCATGAATATTCAAAGCACGCCGGCAAAATACCTGATGCTTGCGGTACTGTTACTGCTGCCAGCCTGTTCCTTCCAGAGCTCGGAAATCAGGACTCCCACCTTTGACGAACAGATGCAGCAGGCAAAGCCTACCTATACCAGCGGATCGATCTGGCAGGATTCTTCCACCGGCATTACCGAGGATCTCAAGGCACGCAGGAGAGGGGATACTCTCACCGTGGTCATTACGGAACAGGCGAGCGCTAGTAAACAGGCCACTACCGGAACCAGCCGCGGCAGCACCATTTCCGCCGGCATTCCCAATCTGATGGGGCTGGAGACCAACATCACAGGCATAAGTAACTGGATGGACCTGAGCAATCTCCTGAACGCCAGCTATGACTCCAAATATGACGGCAGTGGCAAAACAACCCGCGAAGAAAACCTGCGCGCCACCATCACCGCCAAGGTCATCGATGTCATCGGCAATGGCAACCTGCTCATTGAGGGGAAGCGCAATGTGAAGGTGAACAACGAGGATCAGATAATCGTCCTCACCGGCACCGTCCGCACCCGCGACATCAGCTCGGACAACGTGGTTAACTCCATTTACATTGCCGATGCCCGCATCAACTACAGCGGCAAAGGGGTCATAAGCGACCGGCAGCGGCCGGGCTGGCTGATGGGGATACTGGACGTCATCTGGCCATTTTAGCTTCGAAAACTTTGGCCGAGGGCTGTGGTGTTGCTGCAGCAAAAGAGGGATAAAGACGAAAATGACCAGGAGAACCTGTACGATATTGCTGCTGCTGCTTTTGTTGCCACAACTGGCGCTGGCGGTACGGATCAAGGACATTGCCGCATTCGACGGGGTACGTGACAACCAGTTGCTGGGGTACGGCCTCGTGGTCGGACTGAACGGCAGTGGTGACAGCGACCAGACCAAGTTTCCCGTTCAATCCCTGGTCAATACCCTGGAGCGAATGGGGATCACCATCAACCGAGCCGACATTACGGTGAAGAATGTGGCGGCGGTTATGGTGACCGCTTCTCTGCCCCCCTTCGCCAAGCAGGGCAATACCCTCGATGTTCTCGTCTCATCGGTGGGAGATGCCAAGAGCCTGGCCGGGGGAACCCTGCTCATGACCCCCCTGAAAGGTGGCGACAGCCAGATCTACGCCGTCGCCCAGGGGGCGGTCCTTACCAACTCCTTTTCCTACGGCGGCCAGGCCGCTTCCGTGCAGAAAAATCACCCGACAGCCGGACGTGTACCGGCTGGCGCCCTGGTGGAAAGGGAACTGCCCAACGTACTGGCCGGGCGCAATGTGCTGCGCCTTAACTTGCATCAGCCTGACTTCACAACGGCCTCCAGAATTGCTGCGGCCGTCAATGGTAAATTCAAGGCACAGGTTGCTTCACTGACCGATCCGGGATCGGTGCAGCTGGCAATGCCCGATGGGTTTATCGGCAGACCGGTGGAATTCGTGGCTGAGCTGGAACGGCTTGAGGTGACCCCGGACGTTATGGCGAAAGTGGTGCTCAATGAGCGTACCGGCACCATCGTTATCGGCGAAAACGTGCGTATTTCCGCAGTGGCAGTTTCCCATGGCAACCTGACCCTCTATGTGAAGGAGACACCGAAAGTTTCTCAGCCCGCACCGCTAGGGACAGGCGAAACCAAGGTCGTACCTCGGACCTCGGTTAAGGTAAAGGAAGAACGCGGCAGCCTGGCGATTGTTCCGCAGGGGACAAACATCAGCGATGTGGTGCGAGCCCTCAACGCACTTGGGGTAACCCCCCGCGACCTGATCGGCATCATGCAGGCGATCAAGGCAGCCGGGGCACTGAATGCTGAATTGTCCGTCATTTAATGGGGTCGAATAACAGACTATCGACAAAAGGACAAACCATGGAGATCAAAGCAACCGTCTTGCCGGTAGCGCTTGTAGACAGCACCGGGACACAATCCCTAAAGCTCGGGCAGCAGTCTGCCGAAAAGAATAACATGGCCATCAGGAAGGCGGCCAGGGAGTTCGAGAGCCTTTTTGTCGGCATGATGCTTAAATCAATGCGCGAGACGGTCGGCAAGGACAAGCTGACCGGCGGCGGTCATGGTGAAGAGGCATATCAGTCTCTTCTCGACCAGGAATATGCAAAGGCTGCGGCCGAAAACGGGAGCTTGGGCCTTGCCCGCACAATTGAAAAGCAGTTGCTGGCGGAGGGGGCGGGAAAGAAAAAGCCCGACAAGGATTAAGGCCCACAAGTTTTCCTGACGAAAGGTGGTTTTTCAGTGAAAGTAGATCAACAGAGCCAGGTTCACACCATTGATTTCTACCACGGAAGAACCGCAGCGGCAGATGCAGTAACCGGCAGCGGCAGGCAGATTGATATCATCGAAATTTCTCCTGCCACCAGGGAAATAGATGCACTGAAGAAATCGGTCGCCACCCTGCCGGAGATGAGACTGGACCGGGTGGCATTGATGAAGCAGCAGCTGGGCTTCGGCGCATACAGGATCGATGCCGAGTTTGTTGCGGCAAAGATGATCGAGAACCATGCAACTGGAGGTTAAGGATGACCACTGGTATTGATGAACTGATAAGAGCCCTGCGGGAAAAGGGGGCGCTACTGGACGAGATGTATCAGCTCCTGGAAGAAGAGCAGAACTGTATAATCGCTCTCGATATGGCCCGGCTGGAGACCAACCAGTCAGAAGTTGACAGTGCCATGGGGAGGCTGGAGCGATTGAACGGGAACTGCAGGAACCTTCTGGCAAAGACCGGTGCAGCGTTGGGGCTTGAGGATAATGGAAGCCTTTCACCGCTCATAGCGCGGACCGCCGGGCAGGAACGCCTTGCCCTGCAAGGTCTGCAGACGGATCTTACCACCTCGACCACGGCCGTCGACAACCTCCTTGCCATGAACCGCAATCTTCTTCAGGATTCCCTGGGACTGGTGGATCGGTCACTCAACTTCTTCAACAGCCTGTTCAACAATCCCACCACCTACGGCCAAGCCGGGACAATGAGAACCAACAATGGCGGAGCCAGGCTGGTGTGCAAGGAGATATGAATGGGAATAAATGACATCTTCAGCATAGCCACCAGGGGGATAGCCGCCCAGCGTCAGGCAATCGAGGTGACCAGCGAGAACATCGCCAATGTCAATACCCCTGGCTACTCGCGGCAACGGGTCATTATGGAAAGCGGGCCGGCAAACATCGCGTCCGGCTTTCCAATCGGTGGAGGGGTAGAGGTAGTTGCCGTGCAACGCTCTTACGACAACCTGCTGCAGACGCAGCTAGTTAACGGCAACAGCACCTACCAGCA
This region of Geotalea daltonii FRC-32 genomic DNA includes:
- a CDS encoding flagellar basal body L-ring protein FlgH, whose translation is MLAVLLLLPACSFQSSEIRTPTFDEQMQQAKPTYTSGSIWQDSSTGITEDLKARRRGDTLTVVITEQASASKQATTGTSRGSTISAGIPNLMGLETNITGISNWMDLSNLLNASYDSKYDGSGKTTREENLRATITAKVIDVIGNGNLLIEGKRNVKVNNEDQIIVLTGTVRTRDISSDNVVNSIYIADARINYSGKGVISDRQRPGWLMGILDVIWPF
- the flgG gene encoding flagellar basal-body rod protein FlgG, with the protein product MIRALWTAASGMQAQQLNIDVVANNLANVNTTGFKKSRADFHDLMYQSMKTSGAPSTNATQIPTGIQVGLGSKPAAVTKIFTTGNVTQTGNELDVAIEGDGFFQIQMPDGSTEYTRAGAFKKDSQGRVVTSEGYPLLPEVVIPNNTTSITIGNDGTVSVIQSGQTSPTSVGTIQLATFSNPAGLSSQGHNLFKETESSGAATTGTSGQNGIGTLSQGYLEMSNVSVAEEMVNMIVGQRAYEINSKAVQAADEMLQTANNLKR
- a CDS encoding FliA/WhiG family RNA polymerase sigma factor — its product is MNCLLKAYEQEAQRTAIPDRDELVVSHLPLVKFLVDRIASALPPHLDRDDLRSAAVIGLISAAERFDPTRGVMFKTFAEQRIRGTIMDELRSQDWLTRSLRDKFKRLEREFSALEQRLGRNPSSDEVAAAMGLDLEAYFHLLEEIHFLSFVSLDDAWMDEDGSPLGLLDVLEDKGIESPQNQLIARQTVENLAEAIDNLPEKERIVITLYYYEEMNLKEIGAVLHLTESRISQLHSQALLRLRGRMKLHRP
- a CDS encoding flagellar protein FlgN; this encodes MTTGIDELIRALREKGALLDEMYQLLEEEQNCIIALDMARLETNQSEVDSAMGRLERLNGNCRNLLAKTGAALGLEDNGSLSPLIARTAGQERLALQGLQTDLTTSTTAVDNLLAMNRNLLQDSLGLVDRSLNFFNSLFNNPTTYGQAGTMRTNNGGARLVCKEI
- a CDS encoding flagellar basal body P-ring protein FlgI — its product is MTRRTCTILLLLLLLPQLALAVRIKDIAAFDGVRDNQLLGYGLVVGLNGSGDSDQTKFPVQSLVNTLERMGITINRADITVKNVAAVMVTASLPPFAKQGNTLDVLVSSVGDAKSLAGGTLLMTPLKGGDSQIYAVAQGAVLTNSFSYGGQAASVQKNHPTAGRVPAGALVERELPNVLAGRNVLRLNLHQPDFTTASRIAAAVNGKFKAQVASLTDPGSVQLAMPDGFIGRPVEFVAELERLEVTPDVMAKVVLNERTGTIVIGENVRISAVAVSHGNLTLYVKETPKVSQPAPLGTGETKVVPRTSVKVKEERGSLAIVPQGTNISDVVRALNALGVTPRDLIGIMQAIKAAGALNAELSVI
- the flgF gene encoding flagellar basal-body rod protein FlgF, which gives rise to MNSGLYAALSGNLAAMRRLDVISNNLANANTAGFKGDRLQFESVLASSKSQSQAAASPNDSPVFSSEIFFTDYSPGPLKQTGNTLDVALDGDGFFVVNTPQGRAYTRQGNFRMDSAGRLVTSEGYEVQGGGPITVNGGRVDIDAKGAILVDGTPAGTLDIVDFQKPYALQKLGEGLFIPANPQETPVNVTTTTVQQGALEGSNVNVVAEMVRMIETTRYFESCQKVVRSYDDITGKAANDLGRV
- the flgM gene encoding flagellar biosynthesis anti-sigma factor FlgM, yielding MKVDQQSQVHTIDFYHGRTAAADAVTGSGRQIDIIEISPATREIDALKKSVATLPEMRLDRVALMKQQLGFGAYRIDAEFVAAKMIENHATGG
- a CDS encoding rod-binding protein; this translates as MEIKATVLPVALVDSTGTQSLKLGQQSAEKNNMAIRKAAREFESLFVGMMLKSMRETVGKDKLTGGGHGEEAYQSLLDQEYAKAAAENGSLGLARTIEKQLLAEGAGKKKPDKD
- the flgA gene encoding flagellar basal body P-ring formation chaperone FlgA; the protein is MKVLLSTVLMLLVLSTSSALATNQTVKEAEVRRVVNDYLQQKCDNLGLEINIKKIAYSGDLSLSAGDLSYEVVAPDRWEGWGSANLALIVRVDGRVERNVPVKVEVEAMAEMVVAVRPLERGEVIDAADVAVQKRGLSRLQGRFVRDVDEVVGKRVRTAIRGNNPIRPDFLERVPLIKSGQLVTIVAENESLRITAAGKARNSGAEGDTVMVRNLASQKELPARVIDAETVKVDF